Within Providencia hangzhouensis, the genomic segment GTTTCTTTGGACTCTGCAACAAATACGCTTATAAAAATTAATTGTCCATTCGGTAAAGTAATTACCCCAACATCATTAGTGGCTGCTGCAATTCCATTATTTATTCCGGAAGTCCCTGTTTTATGAGCAACAATTGTATTCTTTGGTAATTGTCCTTTTAATCGGTTACTTCCTGTTGTTGTTTCTCTCATAATTTTCCAAATAAAATCATAACTTTTTTTAGAAAGTAATTGGTTCTTATTATTATAAGTATCTATTAACAGTTTGTTCATCGCTGTTGGGGTTGCCCAATTTTGATATTGGGTATTCCAATCCTTGTGCATTTGTTCTTCGTTTGCTTTGATTGAAATATCAGTGAAATGATTAGCATTCAAGAATTTTTGAACAGAATCAGTTCCTCCGATTAATTTTAGCAAAATATCACAACCAATATTGTCGCTCTCTGATACTGTATAATTTAGTATTTGTTCAATCGTCAAAGTTGTTCCATTAGGGAATTCCTCTTTAATCGGACTCCACGTTTTAGGCAAAAGGTCTTGAGGGGTAATCTCTATTTTTTGTTCAAAAGAAAGATTCCCTTTATCTATCTCAGACAAAACGGCTAAAGCAATCGGAAATTTCATAACGCTTTGCATCGGGAAATGGAAGTCGTTATTAATCTTCAAAGTATCCTTCTCATTGCTGTTGAATATTGCTACTCCTATTCTGGCATTTTTTGCCTTTAAAACATTCTCAATTTTCAAAGTTAAGTTGTCAGTTTGAGCATTTGAATACACAATTGTAAAAAATAAACTTAACAATACTAATAATATCCTTTTTACGATTTTCATATGTCTGTACTCCTATCTGGTTAAATTACCGCTAACTTTGTTTTAGGGCGACTGCCCTGCTGCGTAACATCGTTGCTGCTCCATAACATCAAACATCGACCCACGGCGTAACGCGCTTGCTGCTTGGATGCCCGAGGCATAGACTGTACAAAAAAACAGTCATAACAAGCCATGAAAACCGCCACTGCGCCGTTACCACCGCTGCGTTCGGTCAAGGTTCTGGACCAGTTGCGTGAGCGCATACGCTACTTGCATTACAGTTTACGAACCGAACAGGCTTATGTCCACTGGGTTCGTGCCTTCATCCGTTTCCACGGTGTGCGTCACCCGGCAACCTTGGGCAGCAGCGAAGTCGAGGCATTTCTGTCCTGGCTGGCGAACGAGCGCAAGGTTTCGGTCTCCACGCATCGTCAGGCATTGGCGGCCTTGCTGTTCTTCTACGGCAAGGTGCTGTGCACGGATCTGCCCTGGCTTCAGGAGATCGGAAGACCTCGGCCGTCGCGGCGCTTGCCGGTGGTGCTGACCCCGGATGAAGTGGTTCGCATCCTCGGTTTTCTGGAAGGCGAGCATCGTTTGTTCGCCCAGCTTCTGTATGGAACGGGCATGCGGATCAGTGAGGGTTTGCAACTGCGGGTCAAGGATCTGGATTTCGATCACGGCACGATCATCGTGCGGGAGGGCAAGGGCTCCAAGGATCGGGCCTTGATGTTACCCGAGAGCTTGGCACCCAGCCTGCGCGAGCAGCTGTCGCGTGCACGGGCATGGTGGCTGAAGGACCAGGCCGAGGGCCGCAGCGGCGTTGCGCTTCCCGACGCCCTTGAGCGGAAGTATCCGCGCGCCGGGCATTCCTGGCCGTGGTTCTGGGTTTTTGCGCAGCACACGCATTCGACCGATCCACGGAGCGGTGTCGTGCGTCGCCATCACATGTATGACCAGACCTTTCAGCGCGCCTTCAAACGTGCCGTAGAACAAGCAGGCATCACGAAGCCCGCCACACCGCACACCCTCCGCCACTCGTTCGCGACGGCCTTGCTCCGCAGCGGTTACGACATTCGAACCGTGCAGGATCTGCTCGGCCATTCCGACGTCTCTACGACGATGATTTACACGCATGTGCTGAAAGTTGGCGGTGCCGGAGTGCGCTCACCGCTTGATGCGCTGCCGCCCCTCACTAGTGAGAGGTAGGGCAGCGCAAGTCAATCCTGGCGGATTCACTACCCCTGCGCGAAGGCCATCGGTGCCGCATCGAACGGCCGGTTGCGGAAAGTCCTCCCTGCGTCCGCTGATGGCCGGCAGCAGCCCGTCGTTGCCTGATGGATCCAACCCCTCCGCTGCTATAGTGCAGTCGGCTTCTGACGTTCAGTGCAGCCGTCTTCTGAAAACGACAAACGATGTCAGAATAGAGTTAAATTTCCTATTGATTGACATATTCCGTCAAAGGTAATAGATTTCATCCTGACACTTTTGCCTTTGGAGGCATCTTGCAAGGTCAACGCATCGGCTATGTCCGCGTCAGCAGCTTCGACCAGAACATAAGCACGCCGTTGGCGTGAGCATCGCGGCAGAGCCGCTCTATTCCTAGGCAACTCCCTGTTCGTCTTTTATACTCTGCTCTATGTATATTCCCAGACCCACTAAACTGCTCTTTCAATACGATGACGGATGGAACCGCTTCATTGATAACAACACCGTCGATGAATGGCAACTCATCTCTGTCGAAAAGATGCTCGCCTGCAGCACCTGTGCGATGGGCGTTCGCCGTTATTGCTGTTCTTCTCCTGAATGCACCCATTCTCGTTTCTTTTGCCAAACCTGTAAATCCAAAGCCTGCAGTGCCTGTGGCCTCAAAGGCACCGAACAATGGATTGCCCAACAACGGCATATTTTGCCAGATTGCGAGTGGCAACACATCACTCTCACTATGCCTCACCTGCTTTGGCCTTTCTTTAACAACAACTGGGCCTTACTTAATCAACTTTTTCGCTGCGCCACTCGTGCCATGCTCAAACACGCCAAGCGCCTTGGCCTCGAAATTGGTATTTTTTGTGCGCTACATACTTATGGTCGCCAACTCAATCAACATCCACACATTCATTTATCGGTGACACGAGGCGGACTCACAAAATATGACACCTGGAAACCCATTTTTTTCAAAAAGAAAGACGTCGAAAAAGTCTGGCGCAGCGCGGTCATTCGGCTTCTTCGAGATAGCTATTTTCAGCTACAACCCAACACATTACAGGGCTTCGGGCATATTCGGGATTATCCGACCTGGTGTCGTTACCTCAATGCCCAGTTTCAGCGTTATTGGAAACTCCATTTTGCCAAAAAGACACGAGGGGCTTGGCACAATGTAAAATATCTGGGCCGATACCTAAAACGTCCGCCTATCTCGGCTTCCCAACTGAAACATTACAGCGGGGGCACAGTAGTGCATCATTATTATGACCACCATAGCCAACAATACCGACGACAAACCTTATCCCAAGAAGAAATGATACGACGTTATGTCAATCATATCCCTGCCCGACATTTTAAGATGATCCGCTATTACGGTTTTTTAGCCAATCGCAAACGCGGCAGTTTATTACCTAAAGTGTATGATGCGTTGGACATCATGTCCCCTAGCGTACCCGAAAAACCAGGCTTTGCCGCACTGATGAAAGGGTTTTTAAACACAGATCCGTACCAATGTATTTTATGTGGAAACCGACTGCGATTTATGAGTGCGGAAAAAGGCATACACGCAGCCACTTTACTGTCTGAAAGGCGGGATAAAATGGCCAAAAAACGATGGTTACAAACCGCGGCCTAGGGTCAGTGTGCCTATTATTTCCATTTTTGGCTAAAAATAGCGCAATTACACGTTATCATGGTTAGGTTAAATACGAGATAGATCCTTTAGCAGACTCTAATACCGAAACATATCGTTATAGATCCGTTAAACCATTCATCCATTTTCCTAACCATGAACTAACGCTGTTAGCGTGGTTTTTTGCATCATTGGCCCTCAAACCCCAAAAGTGACATAATGACACTTTTAACATTGAAAATAACATACAAGACTGGATTTGAATTGAAATTGTGGCGACGAGGAATGAATTGGGATCAGGAACGCGCGGCTGAAGAACTGGGCGTCAGTGTGCGAACCTATAAACGTTATGAAAAAGCGCAAAACATCGCTAAACTCATTGAGCTAGCGACGTTTGCGTTAAGCACAAAAATGACAAAGGAATAGGGTGATACTACTGAAGGGAAATGAGCTCTTCGCGGCTTAAACCGGTACTTTCAATGATAAGATCAAGGCTAACACCGTTCTTGAGCAAGCTACGAGCCATTGTAATTTTAGCCTCTCGCATGCCTTTCTCAATACCTTGCTCAATGCCTTTCTCTATGCCTTTCTCTAGGCCTTTTTCCCAGCCGATTTTCTCGCCTTTATCTTGTAAGCGTTGTGCAATATTCATGATTGCCTCCTTGTGCCTTTCTGCCTGTTCACTCAATTGCTCGACAATATGTTCAAAGTTGGGGGAGTCCAGTGCAATGAACAGATAATTGAGGATAGTGACGATGTCGTTATCACTATTATAGTGTTGATTGATGGCTTGTGCCAATAGCGGGATAACACGGTCA encodes:
- a CDS encoding inhibitor-resistant extended-spectrum class A beta-lactamase VEB-1 — its product is MKIVKRILLVLLSLFFTIVYSNAQTDNLTLKIENVLKAKNARIGVAIFNSNEKDTLKINNDFHFPMQSVMKFPIALAVLSEIDKGNLSFEQKIEITPQDLLPKTWSPIKEEFPNGTTLTIEQILNYTVSESDNIGCDILLKLIGGTDSVQKFLNANHFTDISIKANEEQMHKDWNTQYQNWATPTAMNKLLIDTYNNKNQLLSKKSYDFIWKIMRETTTGSNRLKGQLPKNTIVAHKTGTSGINNGIAAATNDVGVITLPNGQLIFISVFVAESKETSEINEKIISDIAKITWNYYLNK
- the intI1 gene encoding class 1 integron integrase IntI1, whose amino-acid sequence is MKTATAPLPPLRSVKVLDQLRERIRYLHYSLRTEQAYVHWVRAFIRFHGVRHPATLGSSEVEAFLSWLANERKVSVSTHRQALAALLFFYGKVLCTDLPWLQEIGRPRPSRRLPVVLTPDEVVRILGFLEGEHRLFAQLLYGTGMRISEGLQLRVKDLDFDHGTIIVREGKGSKDRALMLPESLAPSLREQLSRARAWWLKDQAEGRSGVALPDALERKYPRAGHSWPWFWVFAQHTHSTDPRSGVVRRHHMYDQTFQRAFKRAVEQAGITKPATPHTLRHSFATALLRSGYDIRTVQDLLGHSDVSTTMIYTHVLKVGGAGVRSPLDALPPLTSER
- a CDS encoding IS91 family transposase, which encodes MYIPRPTKLLFQYDDGWNRFIDNNTVDEWQLISVEKMLACSTCAMGVRRYCCSSPECTHSRFFCQTCKSKACSACGLKGTEQWIAQQRHILPDCEWQHITLTMPHLLWPFFNNNWALLNQLFRCATRAMLKHAKRLGLEIGIFCALHTYGRQLNQHPHIHLSVTRGGLTKYDTWKPIFFKKKDVEKVWRSAVIRLLRDSYFQLQPNTLQGFGHIRDYPTWCRYLNAQFQRYWKLHFAKKTRGAWHNVKYLGRYLKRPPISASQLKHYSGGTVVHHYYDHHSQQYRRQTLSQEEMIRRYVNHIPARHFKMIRYYGFLANRKRGSLLPKVYDALDIMSPSVPEKPGFAALMKGFLNTDPYQCILCGNRLRFMSAEKGIHAATLLSERRDKMAKKRWLQTAA
- a CDS encoding helix-turn-helix domain-containing protein is translated as MNWDQERAAEELGVSVRTYKRYEKAQNIAKLIELATFALSTKMTKE